From the Brevibacillus choshinensis genome, one window contains:
- the pseC gene encoding UDP-4-amino-4,6-dideoxy-N-acetyl-beta-L-altrosamine transaminase, with the protein MIVDTSDKGTLAIFGGKPVRETYLPYGKQSIDDEDVQMVISTLRSPFLTQGPRIKAFEDEVARFTGSKYAVSFCNGTAALHGAAFAAGITMGDEVITTPMTFAASANCVLYCGGTVVFADVDSNTLNIDINEIKQKRTDRTKAIIPVDYTGQPADLDEIMDFARDHGLVVIEDSAHSLGAMYKGKKVGSIADMTMFSFHPVKHITTGEGGIITTDSDEFFERLILFRTHGITRDLNLLEKTTEGPWYYEMLELGFNYRITDIQAALGLSQLSKIDSFLERRKAIAKRYNEAFEGLEGIIIPYQKDDRISSWHLYVLRLNLHHLRAGRREIFEALHQENIGVNVHYIPVHLHPYYQRLGYRKGIAPVAEAEYGTILTIPLFPTMSDQDASDVIIAVKKVLNHYRAAR; encoded by the coding sequence ATGATCGTGGATACATCAGATAAGGGGACCCTTGCCATCTTCGGCGGGAAGCCAGTGCGAGAGACTTACCTTCCTTATGGTAAACAATCTATCGATGACGAAGATGTTCAAATGGTGATCAGCACGTTGCGTTCCCCATTCCTTACCCAAGGGCCGAGAATCAAGGCATTTGAAGATGAGGTCGCCCGTTTCACCGGGTCAAAATACGCGGTATCGTTCTGCAATGGCACAGCAGCTTTACATGGTGCAGCATTTGCCGCTGGCATCACGATGGGGGACGAAGTCATCACGACTCCCATGACATTCGCGGCGAGCGCAAATTGCGTTCTTTACTGTGGAGGTACGGTGGTTTTTGCGGACGTTGATTCAAATACGCTCAACATAGATATCAATGAAATCAAACAGAAACGGACGGATAGAACCAAAGCGATCATTCCAGTCGATTATACGGGACAACCAGCGGATCTTGATGAAATAATGGATTTTGCCCGAGATCATGGCTTAGTCGTCATCGAAGACTCCGCACACTCTTTGGGAGCTATGTATAAAGGAAAAAAAGTAGGATCAATTGCAGACATGACGATGTTTAGCTTCCATCCCGTTAAACATATTACCACTGGTGAAGGTGGCATCATCACTACTGATTCCGATGAGTTCTTCGAGCGGTTAATTTTGTTCCGAACCCACGGCATTACTCGGGATCTGAATTTGCTGGAAAAAACAACCGAAGGACCTTGGTATTATGAAATGCTAGAACTTGGATTTAATTACCGGATCACAGACATTCAAGCAGCGTTGGGGCTTTCCCAATTGTCAAAAATCGATTCATTCCTCGAACGCCGCAAAGCGATAGCAAAAAGGTACAACGAGGCTTTTGAAGGGCTTGAGGGAATCATCATTCCTTATCAGAAGGATGACCGTATCTCAAGTTGGCATCTATATGTCTTACGTCTCAACCTGCATCATCTGCGGGCAGGGAGGAGGGAGATATTTGAAGCTCTCCACCAAGAGAATATAGGCGTCAATGTTCATTATATTCCCGTTCATTTGCACCCCTACTACCAAAGATTAGGGTATAGGAAAGGGATTGCTCCGGTGGCTGAGGCTGAATACGGAACCATTTTGACCATACCGTTATTCCCGACTATGTCTGATCAGGATGCCAGCGATGTCATCATCGCTGTGAAGAAGGTACTAAACCATTACCGTGCAGCCCGTTGA
- a CDS encoding class I SAM-dependent methyltransferase, whose protein sequence is MDGNRADYYIEGIENSKFLLENMKGYFDLHANILEIGCNVGRNLNHLFQAGYQNVSGIEISNYATELLKKTYPDLAQKATIYNSPVEEIITTLPENGYDLVYTMAVLEHIHTESEWIFHEISRITKTYLITIEDEVATTLRHFPRNYKEVFEPLGFVQVYEEAERVKKIVGGTFVFRMFKKI, encoded by the coding sequence ATGGATGGGAATCGAGCAGACTATTATATTGAGGGAATCGAGAACAGTAAATTTTTGCTTGAAAATATGAAAGGGTATTTCGATTTGCATGCAAATATTCTGGAGATAGGTTGCAATGTTGGGCGAAATCTCAACCACCTTTTTCAAGCAGGCTACCAAAATGTATCTGGTATCGAAATTAGCAACTATGCCACCGAATTGTTAAAGAAAACCTATCCTGATTTAGCGCAAAAGGCTACTATTTACAACTCTCCGGTTGAAGAGATCATTACCACTTTACCTGAAAATGGTTATGATTTGGTTTACACAATGGCAGTCTTGGAACATATCCATACGGAAAGTGAATGGATATTTCATGAAATAAGCCGGATTACAAAAACCTATTTAATTACGATTGAAGATGAAGTTGCGACTACGCTGCGTCATTTTCCTCGGAATTACAAGGAAGTTTTTGAGCCGTTGGGGTTTGTACAGGTGTATGAAGAAGCTGAGCGAGTGAAGAAAATTGTCGGGGGAACATTTGTTTTTAGAATGTTCAAAAAGATATAG
- a CDS encoding SDR family NAD(P)-dependent oxidoreductase, with translation MNMLVTGGAGFIGRWVVKRLLADGHQVWVLDDLSNGSEYNLQEYRNHPNFKAFVQGDIKDEAILEQLFRNQFDICYHLGASINVQDSIDDPGTTFHNDTVGTFFVLEQCRKHRVKIVFMSTCMVYDRCYDEKGIEESHSIKPASPYAGAKIAGENMVLSYYFAYSLPAVVIRPFNTYGPFQKSGGEGGVVAIFLKKKAKGETLTIYGNGTQTRDLLYVEDCAGFVAEAGYSDKVNGYIVNAGLGRDISINDLARLIAGDENQIKHISHIHPQSEIQKLLCNFEKAKQLLGWEPKVSLEEGIRLTEKWIVENLEDDING, from the coding sequence ATGAACATGCTCGTAACGGGTGGTGCCGGTTTTATCGGTCGCTGGGTGGTAAAAAGACTGCTGGCAGACGGACATCAAGTGTGGGTGCTCGATGATTTGTCAAACGGAAGTGAATATAACTTGCAGGAATATCGAAACCACCCCAACTTCAAGGCATTTGTCCAGGGAGATATCAAAGATGAAGCAATCTTGGAACAGCTTTTCCGCAATCAATTTGATATTTGTTACCACCTGGGCGCAAGTATTAATGTGCAAGACAGTATAGATGATCCGGGTACGACTTTTCACAATGATACCGTGGGAACGTTTTTTGTTTTGGAACAATGCCGCAAACATCGAGTGAAAATTGTTTTTATGAGCACCTGCATGGTATACGACCGTTGCTATGATGAGAAGGGAATAGAAGAGTCACATTCGATCAAACCAGCATCCCCATATGCCGGCGCAAAAATCGCTGGCGAAAATATGGTGTTATCCTACTACTTTGCTTACTCTTTGCCTGCAGTCGTCATACGGCCGTTCAATACATACGGCCCTTTTCAAAAGTCTGGCGGTGAAGGCGGGGTTGTAGCGATCTTCCTAAAAAAGAAAGCAAAGGGCGAAACGCTAACCATCTACGGGAATGGCACTCAAACCCGTGATCTGCTCTATGTGGAGGATTGTGCGGGTTTTGTCGCGGAAGCGGGTTATTCTGACAAAGTGAATGGCTACATCGTAAATGCCGGGCTTGGAAGGGACATTTCAATTAATGATCTCGCACGTTTGATTGCGGGAGATGAAAATCAAATCAAACACATCAGTCATATCCATCCACAGAGTGAGATTCAGAAGCTCTTATGCAACTTTGAGAAAGCAAAACAACTACTGGGGTGGGAGCCGAAAGTTTCTCTGGAAGAAGGGATCCGATTGACGGAAAAATGGATAGTGGAAAATTTGGAGGACGACATAAACGGATAG
- a CDS encoding class I SAM-dependent methyltransferase, which translates to MPIIKAKNYIDVYKIRSSAEDIHQMSGRHDKRITTFCNQQIERETVPSKDDVVIDIGCGDGSLLQQIHKGIAKGIGIVPTTEEKSRLESEYSIPNLSFLKGVTIKLPCENEMATIVICNGVLILLESTEELIASLREIHRVSRKNATIWIGELPHVNEFAYYHKNYGDSITKWLFSEFRQKGMFAAAQAFLKVLTALLTKETLIINPKTHFHIEPAEFIQICKDIGLDVFKYSKNKTIDSDENVVEVPTRYNYLIRKT; encoded by the coding sequence GTGCCAATCATTAAGGCGAAAAATTATATAGACGTTTACAAAATCAGGTCATCGGCAGAAGATATCCATCAGATGAGTGGTAGGCATGATAAGAGAATAACAACATTTTGCAACCAACAAATAGAAAGAGAAACTGTGCCTAGCAAGGATGATGTAGTGATTGATATCGGCTGTGGGGATGGTTCATTGCTGCAGCAAATCCATAAAGGCATCGCAAAAGGTATTGGAATTGTTCCCACGACAGAGGAGAAGTCTCGGCTTGAATCGGAATACTCCATCCCAAACCTTTCTTTTTTAAAGGGAGTAACAATCAAATTACCTTGTGAGAACGAGATGGCGACGATAGTGATATGTAATGGAGTCCTGATCTTATTGGAATCTACAGAAGAGCTCATAGCCAGTCTAAGAGAGATTCACAGAGTCTCAAGGAAAAATGCAACCATTTGGATAGGCGAACTACCACATGTTAATGAGTTTGCGTATTATCATAAAAATTATGGCGATTCAATCACGAAATGGCTCTTTTCCGAGTTTAGACAAAAAGGGATGTTTGCTGCAGCACAAGCTTTCTTAAAGGTACTTACTGCGCTACTTACCAAAGAAACATTAATCATTAATCCTAAAACGCACTTTCATATCGAACCAGCAGAATTTATCCAAATCTGTAAGGACATCGGTTTAGATGTGTTTAAATATTCAAAAAATAAAACGATTGATTCCGATGAGAATGTTGTAGAGGTTCCAACAAGATACAATTACCTGATAAGAAAGACATAG
- a CDS encoding cytidylyltransferase domain-containing protein, translating to MKVIVIIQARMGSTRLPGKIMLPLGSTVVLDYVVSRSKQIGGVTDVIIATSTSDKDTPIWEWCKKNQVSCFRGSEEDVLSRFYDCATAYQPDYFIRVTSDCPFLDYQMMNQIMKQVEEQPVDFVFVNGALPRGLEAEIASFSALETMNRVAREAKYREHVTYYAYEHKHQFQTTSFQAPISLCHPEIRITLDTEDDYLLCHAVAQHFNGDLLVPSQSIVDYLLEHPELAQINSHVKQKDI from the coding sequence ATAAAAGTCATCGTCATCATCCAAGCTCGAATGGGTTCGACCCGACTGCCAGGGAAAATAATGCTGCCATTGGGATCGACTGTCGTCCTTGACTATGTGGTGTCGCGAAGCAAACAAATCGGTGGCGTAACAGACGTCATTATCGCCACCTCAACATCAGACAAAGACACTCCAATTTGGGAATGGTGCAAGAAAAACCAAGTAAGTTGCTTTCGCGGATCAGAGGAAGATGTTTTATCGAGATTTTATGATTGTGCCACAGCTTACCAGCCTGATTATTTCATCCGCGTCACAAGTGATTGTCCATTTTTGGATTATCAGATGATGAATCAGATCATGAAGCAGGTAGAGGAGCAGCCGGTGGACTTCGTATTCGTTAATGGTGCCCTGCCTCGCGGACTGGAAGCTGAAATCGCATCATTTTCGGCATTGGAGACAATGAATCGCGTGGCAAGAGAGGCGAAATATCGCGAACATGTGACGTACTACGCGTATGAGCATAAGCATCAGTTTCAAACGACATCGTTTCAAGCTCCGATCTCTTTGTGCCATCCGGAAATTCGAATCACATTGGATACCGAGGATGATTATCTCCTTTGTCATGCAGTAGCACAACATTTCAACGGGGATCTATTGGTTCCTTCCCAATCCATTGTGGACTATTTGTTGGAACATCCAGAACTTGCTCAAATCAATTCGCATGTTAAGCAAAAGGACATTTAG